The following are encoded together in the Salvelinus alpinus chromosome 37, SLU_Salpinus.1, whole genome shotgun sequence genome:
- the LOC139566013 gene encoding vesicle transport protein GOT1B-like isoform X2, with the protein MISLTDSQKIGMGLTGFGVFFLLFGMILFFDKALLAIGNILFVAGLSFVIGLERTFRFFFQKHKMKATSFFLGGVLIVLIGWPIVGVVLEVYGFFLLFRGFFPAAVGFIRRIPFLGSLLNLPFISGPS; encoded by the exons ATGATCTCTCTAACGGACTCACAGA AGATCGGAATGGGACTAACAGGCTTCGGCGTGTTTTTCCTCCTCTTTGGAATGATTCTGTTTTTTGACAAAGCCCTCCTTGCCATAGGAAAT ATCCTCTTTGTGGCTGGCCTGTCATTTGTGATCGGTCTGGAGAGGACGTTCCGGTTCTTCTTCCAGAAACACAAGATGAAGGCAACTAGCTTCTTCCTGGGTGGAGTGTTGATCGTTCTTATTGGCTGGCCCATTGTGGGAGTGGTCCTGGAGGTCTATGGATTTTTCCTTTTATTCAG GGGTTTCTTCCCAGCGGCAGTAGGCTTCATCAGAAGGATACCCTTCCTGGGCTCCCTGCTAAACCTCCCATTCATCAGTGGG
- the LOC139566013 gene encoding vesicle transport protein GOT1B-like isoform X1: protein MISLTDSQKIGMGLTGFGVFFLLFGMILFFDKALLAIGNILFVAGLSFVIGLERTFRFFFQKHKMKATSFFLGGVLIVLIGWPIVGVVLEVYGFFLLFRGFFPAAVGFIRRIPFLGSLLNLPFISGFVDKVGESNTMV, encoded by the exons ATGATCTCTCTAACGGACTCACAGA AGATCGGAATGGGACTAACAGGCTTCGGCGTGTTTTTCCTCCTCTTTGGAATGATTCTGTTTTTTGACAAAGCCCTCCTTGCCATAGGAAAT ATCCTCTTTGTGGCTGGCCTGTCATTTGTGATCGGTCTGGAGAGGACGTTCCGGTTCTTCTTCCAGAAACACAAGATGAAGGCAACTAGCTTCTTCCTGGGTGGAGTGTTGATCGTTCTTATTGGCTGGCCCATTGTGGGAGTGGTCCTGGAGGTCTATGGATTTTTCCTTTTATTCAG GGGTTTCTTCCCAGCGGCAGTAGGCTTCATCAGAAGGATACCCTTCCTGGGCTCCCTGCTAAACCTCCCATTCATCAGTGGG